One Azospirillum sp. B510 genomic window carries:
- a CDS encoding TerC family protein, giving the protein MDGMIAPFFLEFLGKPVWIWVVFVGIVLTLLVLDLGVLNRRDHVIGVGESLKLSAFYIAVALLFGGWVWWSMGGEAGLQYYTGFFVEKSLSLDNVFVISLIFSYFAVPRELQHRVLFWGILGVIVLRGLMIGAGAALVSEFHWILYVFGGFLLLTGIKMLFAKDEEANIGDNAALRFLKRHIRVTDRFHGHRFVVRAPAGEGGALRWTATPLLLALIMVELADLVFAVDSVPAIFAITTDPYLVYTSNIFAILGLRALYFALAAMVHRFRYLKYALALVLVFIGGKIFYTQIFGKPDPLIALGVTFALIGGGVLVSLWKTSRGTGTATAE; this is encoded by the coding sequence ATGGACGGTATGATTGCGCCGTTTTTTCTCGAGTTTTTAGGAAAACCCGTCTGGATTTGGGTCGTCTTCGTCGGCATCGTGCTGACTCTTCTGGTGCTTGACCTGGGTGTCCTGAACCGGCGCGACCATGTCATCGGCGTCGGCGAAAGCCTCAAGCTCTCGGCCTTCTATATCGCCGTCGCCCTGCTGTTCGGCGGCTGGGTCTGGTGGTCGATGGGCGGCGAGGCCGGTCTGCAATATTACACGGGCTTCTTCGTCGAAAAGAGCCTGTCGCTGGACAATGTCTTCGTCATATCGCTGATCTTCAGCTATTTCGCGGTGCCGCGCGAGTTGCAGCACCGGGTCCTGTTCTGGGGCATCCTGGGCGTCATCGTGCTGCGCGGTCTGATGATCGGCGCCGGTGCGGCGCTGGTGTCGGAATTCCACTGGATCCTGTATGTCTTCGGCGGCTTCCTGCTGTTGACCGGCATCAAGATGCTGTTCGCGAAGGATGAGGAGGCCAACATCGGCGACAACGCCGCGCTGCGCTTCCTGAAACGCCATATCCGTGTCACCGACCGCTTCCATGGCCATCGCTTCGTCGTCAGGGCGCCGGCGGGCGAGGGCGGCGCCCTGCGTTGGACGGCGACGCCGCTGCTGCTGGCGCTGATCATGGTGGAACTGGCCGATCTGGTTTTCGCGGTGGACAGCGTGCCGGCGATCTTCGCGATCACCACCGATCCTTATCTGGTCTACACCAGCAACATCTTCGCCATTCTCGGCCTGCGCGCGCTGTATTTCGCGCTGGCCGCGATGGTCCATCGCTTCCGCTATCTGAAATACGCGCTGGCGCTGGTGCTGGTGTTCATCGGCGGCAAGATCTTCTACACGCAGATCTTCGGCAAGCCCGACCCGTTGATCGCGCTGGGCGTCACCTTCGCCCTGATCGGCGGCGGCGTGCTGGTGTCGCTGTGGAAGACCAGCCGCGGGACCGGG
- a CDS encoding HU family DNA-binding protein, with protein sequence MNQAELIETVATNAGIKKADAAKVVQAVFEGISGALGRGEDVRLAGFGIFEVAERAAREGRNPRTGEVVAIAASKAPKFKPAKQLRDLVNG encoded by the coding sequence ATGAACCAGGCCGAGCTGATCGAAACCGTCGCCACGAACGCCGGCATCAAGAAGGCCGACGCGGCCAAGGTCGTTCAGGCCGTGTTCGAGGGAATTTCCGGCGCGCTGGGCCGCGGCGAAGATGTCCGCCTCGCCGGTTTCGGTATTTTCGAGGTGGCGGAGCGTGCCGCCCGCGAAGGCCGCAATCCGCGCACCGGCGAAGTCGTCGCGATCGCCGCCTCCAAGGCTCCGAAGTTCAAGCCGGCCAAGCAGCTGCGCGATCTGGTGAACGGCTGA
- a CDS encoding MucR family transcriptional regulator, protein MTIDQTELQSLTAKVVAAYVGNNSVPVQDLPTLINSVQVAFRSLGDDKPVPAKAELVPAVAIKKSVTPEYIVCLEDGKKLKMLKRHLKTVYDMTPDDYRAKWGLPPEYPMVAPNYAKARSEMATKLGLGRKRAAAE, encoded by the coding sequence ATGACCATCGATCAAACCGAACTGCAATCGCTGACCGCCAAGGTCGTCGCCGCCTATGTCGGCAACAACTCGGTTCCGGTCCAGGATCTGCCCACGCTGATCAACAGCGTTCAGGTGGCCTTCCGCAGCCTGGGCGATGACAAGCCGGTGCCTGCCAAGGCCGAGCTTGTTCCTGCGGTCGCGATCAAGAAGTCGGTCACGCCCGAATACATCGTCTGCCTGGAAGACGGGAAGAAGCTGAAGATGCTGAAGCGGCATCTGAAGACCGTCTATGACATGACGCCGGACGATTACCGCGCCAAGTGGGGCCTGCCGCCGGAATATCCGATGGTCGCCCCGAACTATGCGAAGGCGCGCTCGGAAATGGCGACCAAGCTCGGACTTGGCCGCAAGCGCGCGGCGGCCGAATAA
- the rpoH gene encoding RNA polymerase sigma factor RpoH: MLKKLLTGENASLTRYIEESKRFPILAPDVERDLAIAWRERGNPRALEQLVGSHLRLVIKIARGFGGYGLSLVDLVAEGNVGLMQAAQKFDPQRGFRFATYATWWIRAAIQEYILHSWSLVKMGTTAAQKKLFFNLRRLKSQMAELEQGDLSPETVATIAAELDVPETEVVEMNRRLAANDSSLDATLSTDGETNWLELLADDRPTQDAMLADADELALRRRLVGQALDRLDPRERRILFERRLKDDPSTLEALSQQFSVSRERVRQIEVRAFEKLQKAVLGAAQALRRPVTPMIA; this comes from the coding sequence GTGCTGAAGAAACTGCTGACCGGTGAAAACGCCAGCCTGACCCGCTACATCGAAGAGTCGAAGCGCTTTCCGATCCTTGCGCCGGATGTGGAGCGCGACCTCGCCATCGCCTGGCGGGAGCGCGGAAATCCGCGGGCCCTGGAACAGCTGGTGGGCAGCCATCTCCGCCTCGTGATCAAGATCGCCCGCGGCTTCGGCGGCTACGGCCTGTCGCTGGTCGATCTGGTTGCCGAAGGCAATGTCGGCTTGATGCAGGCGGCGCAGAAATTCGATCCGCAGCGCGGCTTCCGCTTCGCCACCTATGCCACGTGGTGGATCCGCGCCGCGATCCAGGAATACATCCTGCACAGCTGGTCGCTGGTGAAGATGGGCACGACCGCCGCACAGAAGAAACTGTTCTTCAACCTGCGCCGCCTGAAGAGCCAGATGGCGGAGCTGGAACAGGGTGATCTTTCGCCGGAGACGGTGGCGACCATCGCCGCCGAGCTGGATGTGCCGGAGACCGAGGTGGTGGAAATGAACCGCCGCCTCGCCGCGAACGACAGCTCGCTCGACGCCACCCTGTCGACCGATGGGGAGACCAATTGGCTGGAGCTGCTGGCCGACGACCGCCCGACCCAGGACGCCATGTTGGCCGACGCCGACGAACTGGCCCTGCGCCGCCGGCTGGTCGGGCAAGCATTGGACCGGCTGGATCCCCGCGAACGCCGCATCCTTTTCGAACGCCGCCTGAAGGATGACCCGTCCACCCTCGAGGCGCTTAGCCAGCAATTCTCGGTATCGCGCGAACGGGTCCGTCAGATCGAGGTGCGGGCGTTCGAAAAGCTTCAGAAGGCCGTACTCGGCGCGGCGCAGGCGTTGCGCCGTCCAGTCACCCCGATGATCGCCTGA
- a CDS encoding globin-coupled sensor protein has product MSHAAQTQSIIDRITFLRIDEATKATLREFQPHLAQRIDQILEEFYSYLRSVPQVAPMLTNAAVTNRARDLQKQHWLRNVFTGTFDDAYVTQVLKIGQTHQRIGLEPRWYTGAYCFTLNKLIELAAQIHRKKPEKLAQLLQAINRAVFLDMDLATSVYIDLNTAAIISRELGSTADSFEREVKGVVQAVASAAQRLQGTAQAMNRTAEITSVQSTQVAAAAEEASANIQTVAAAAEELTASIGEISQQVTQSAAIANAAMTEAERTNATVQGLAEAASRIGQVVKLIHDIASQTNLLALNATIEAARAGEAGKGFAVVASEVKSLANQTAKATEEINAQISAVQGATQEAVGAIRSISSTIARINEISTTIASAIQEQGAATTEIARNVQQASRGTREVSETIVAVNASANSAGKEARQVLVATDELSRQSDTLRSEVDRFLASVRAG; this is encoded by the coding sequence ATGTCGCACGCCGCCCAGACTCAATCAATCATCGACCGCATCACCTTTCTGCGCATCGACGAGGCGACAAAGGCGACCCTGCGGGAGTTCCAACCCCATCTGGCGCAGCGGATCGATCAGATTCTCGAGGAATTCTACAGCTATCTCCGCTCGGTGCCCCAGGTGGCGCCGATGCTGACCAATGCCGCCGTGACCAACCGGGCGCGGGATCTGCAAAAGCAGCATTGGCTGCGCAACGTCTTCACCGGCACCTTCGATGACGCCTACGTCACCCAGGTTCTGAAGATCGGTCAGACGCATCAGCGCATCGGCCTGGAGCCGCGTTGGTACACCGGCGCCTATTGCTTCACCCTGAACAAGCTGATCGAACTGGCGGCGCAGATCCACCGCAAGAAACCGGAAAAGCTGGCACAGCTTCTCCAGGCCATCAACAGGGCGGTGTTCCTGGACATGGATCTCGCCACCTCGGTCTATATCGACCTGAACACCGCGGCGATCATCAGCCGCGAATTGGGCAGCACCGCGGACAGCTTCGAACGCGAGGTCAAAGGCGTGGTACAGGCGGTGGCGAGCGCCGCCCAGCGGTTGCAAGGCACCGCGCAGGCGATGAATCGAACCGCCGAGATCACCAGCGTGCAATCGACCCAGGTCGCCGCCGCGGCGGAGGAGGCGTCCGCCAACATCCAGACCGTCGCGGCGGCGGCGGAGGAACTGACCGCCTCCATCGGCGAGATCAGCCAACAGGTGACGCAATCGGCGGCCATCGCCAATGCCGCGATGACGGAGGCCGAACGGACCAACGCCACCGTGCAGGGTCTTGCGGAGGCCGCCAGCCGCATCGGACAGGTGGTGAAGCTGATCCACGACATCGCCAGCCAGACCAACCTTCTCGCCCTGAACGCCACCATCGAGGCGGCCCGCGCCGGCGAGGCGGGAAAGGGGTTCGCCGTGGTGGCGAGCGAGGTGAAAAGCCTGGCCAATCAAACCGCCAAGGCAACCGAAGAGATCAATGCGCAGATCAGCGCCGTCCAGGGGGCGACCCAGGAGGCGGTTGGCGCCATCCGCTCCATCTCCAGCACCATCGCCCGCATCAACGAGATCTCCACGACCATCGCCAGCGCCATCCAGGAGCAGGGCGCCGCCACGACGGAAATCGCCCGCAACGTCCAGCAGGCGTCGCGGGGCACCCGTGAAGTCAGCGAAACCATTGTCGCGGTCAACGCATCGGCCAACAGTGCCGGTAAGGAAGCCCGTCAGGTGCTGGTGGCGACCGATGAGCTGTCGCGCCAATCCGACACCCTGCGAAGCGAGGTCGACCGCTTCCTGGCCAGCGTCCGCGCCGGCTGA